Genomic segment of Paenalkalicoccus suaedae:
ATTAGCTACTCAACATGCGCAGTCCGCTCCTTAACTCGCGCGGTTCACCCTTCGATTTGCGCGATTAATTTTATTGCACCCAGTTAACGGTGGTTCTCGCGCGATTGACTGCTCAACATACGCAGTCCGCTCCTCAACTCGCGCGGTTCGCCCTTCGACTTGCGCGATTAATTTTATTGCACGTAGTTAACGCAGAATTTCACGCAGCACAGTCTTCCATTCGCGCCATCTCTGCCTATCCCAATAATAAAGAGGCCAATATAACGAACATTGGCCTCTCCATTCAACGAATACTTATATCGCTGTTCTTCCACAATTATTCAGCCTGCTCTTACAAAACCCCAACTTCCTTTAACACCACATTACCTAATACCTTAGAAGCATGTAGCATCGCTCGTTCATCAAAGTCAAAACGTGGATGATGGTGTGGATAGGCAAAGTCTGCCTCTGGATCCATGGCACCTGTAAAGAAGAACGCTCCACGCACATTTTCTAAATAATAGGCAAAGTCCTCGCCGCCCATTTGAGGCTTTGATAACGTTACCTGCTTTGTATCGTCAATGGACTTAGCCAGCTCTGCAATCAACTGCGCTTCTTTCGCATGATTAATTAAAGCGGAGTAACCGCGAGTATATGTGCAGGTAGCTTCAGCGCCGTAAGAAGCGGCAACATTGGAGACGATTTGACCTAAACGATCCTCCATCGTCTGACGAACCTCTTCAGAGAAGCTTCTAGCAGTCCCGGTAATCTTAGCGGTATCTGCAATAATGTTGTATGCATTGACAGCCTCAAATGCACCAACTGAAACAACGCCAGCCTCCATTGGGTCAATGCTACGACTCACGATATGCTGAATAGACTGCACAATTTGAGATCCAATCAAAATTGCGTCTTTCGTGTAATGAGGCTGAGCACCGTGACCACCTTGACCTTGGATGTCAATTTGGAATTTATCCGCAGCAGCCATTAACGCTCCCTCTGTATATTCAATCGAGCCTAGAGGGGTAGTTGCCCATAAATGTGTGCCGTAAATAGCCTCGACACCATCTAAACAACCATCGGCAATCATCGCCTGAGCACCACCAGGCGCGACTTCTTCTGCATGTTGGTGAATAAAGACAATCGTACCTGTTAATTCATCCTTTAACTCATTTAATACCTTGGCAAGCACGAGTAGTGTAGCCGTGTGTCCGTCATGCCCACATGCGTGCATTTTACCTGGCACAGTTGATTTATATGGCACATCCTTTTCGTCCTGCATAGGCAATGCGTCAAAGTCCGCTCTAAGTGCAATCGTTGGACCAGGCTTACCTCCGTGAAGCTTTGCTACAACGCCTCGCTCGCCGACTTTCTCGCGTACCTCGTGCCCTAATTTTTTGTGATATTCTGCTATGTATAAAGGTGTTTCAACCTCTTCAAACGATAGCTCTGGATGCTGGTGTAAGTACCTGCGAATCTCCACCATTTCCTCATAATATTCTGTTAATTTACTCTCGAGCTGATCTTTGACCATGACACGTTCCCCCTTCAACTAAACATTTCATCTACAAGTGTAGCAAACAACGTCAGACCTTTCCATTTTTTACGTAGAAAAATGAACAGGATTTTCTCCCATTAAAAAAGCAGGCACAAACGCATGCCTGCTTAAATCAATTAAATACCGAATGGAACAAACTGTGATAGGTAGCCGGCCATTCGTGAGAAGAGACCAGTGAACAGCATAATACCAAGTGCGATCATGACAACCCCTCCTGTTTTCTGAAAAATAGGAAGGAATCGGTTGATGTTGCGAATCTTGTCCAATGATTTGGCATACAGCATCGCAACGAGTAGGAATGGAATACCCAGACCAAATGAGTAAACGAGCAGTAGGAGCATACCGCCAGCAGGGTCATTATTGCTTGCTGCAAGCGCTAGGATCGAGCCTAAAACAAGGCCAATACAAGGTGACCAACCAGCAGCGAATACGAGTCCAAATAATACAGAACGACCAAAGCTTGCTGATTTTTTCGGCTGGTGCAGACGTTTTTCGCTCATTAAGAATTGAAACTGAAAAATACCAACCATCTGTAAACCGAATAAGACAATAATTATACCGCCTAGCTGTTCGATGAGAGTAGAGTTCATTAAAAAGAAGCGTCCTAAAAAGGAGCTGGAGGCACCGAGAGCTAAGAAGATCGTCGTAAATCCAATAATAAAGCCGATGCTACGGCTAAAGACGAGTTTCCTCGTCGCCTGAAGCTGGTTATTTGAAACCTCTGAGCCTGTTAGTTGCGCGAGATAGGCAGGCACTAGAGGAAAGACACATGGGGAGAGAAAGGAGATAACTCCGGCTAATAGTGCTACCCAAATAGATAAAAATGTTAATTCATTAATGACAAATGAGTCCATGACGTACCCTCCGTTTCTTTACGCTTTCACTATACAGGATCAACTTATTATTTCCTACAATTCTTCAAAAAGTGTCACGAAATTGAGCGATTTTGAAACATAATGTGTGAGAAAGTCGTATTATATGTAGGTACGTTTTTTTTAGGGGGTGCTCATGATGATGAAAAAGATCACGTTTAGTATTATTTTTATCCTGCTTGTAAGTATCGCAGGAGTCACCACATACCTTGGTATTATCCTATTCGGTAATTATGCAATAGATGAAACTGATTTAATTATGAAAGAATCCACTACAATTACAGATACAGACGGACAAGAGATTACGAGACTTTTCACGGAGAATAGAGAAGTTGTCGGTATAGATGAGATACCAACGCATGTACGTGAGGCCTTTATTGCGGTCGAGGATCAACGCTTTATGCAACATACAGGCATTGATTTTCGCTCAATAGGACGGGCTTTATATCGGGATATTATGACACAGTCAGCAGCAGAGGGTGGAAGTACGATTACCCAGCAACTAGCTAAAAATGTGTTTTTATCTCCCGAAAAATCGATTCTACGTAAGACAGAGGAAGTATTGATTGCGATCAACTTAGAGCATCGGTATTCAAAAGAAGAAATTCTCGAAATGTATTTAAACCGTATTTATTTTGGTCATGGGGCACACGGTATTCAAGCTGCCTCTAAGCTCTATTTTGATAAGGATGTCTCGGAATTAGCTGTTGAAGAAGGAGCGTTACTTGCCGCTCTACCTAAAGGGCCTAATTTGTATTCTCCATTTATTGATGCAGAAAATAGTAAGCAGCGCCGTGACGTTGTCTTACGACTTATGCAACAGCAGGAGTACATCACAGCGGAGGAGACGGTTGCTCTTCAAGGGCGTACGATTCCAACTGAGCAACATAGTATCGTTGCGAACCCTGCACATTTAACGTATGTAGATCTTGTGATTGATGAAGCGGTAGACACGTATGGTATTAGTGAGACGGCTATTTTAGAAGGTGGCTACGAAATCGTCGTCGCAATGAATCAAGAGATGCAGGAGTCGTCCTATAATCAATTTCAACAGGCGGCAACCTTTCCAGAAGCCCCTGAGTCCAACCCAGTTCAAGGAAGCTTTGTCCTACTCGACAATGAAACCGGGGGCGTAACAGCCGTTCAGGGTGGAAGAGACTACGTAAGAAAAGGCTTTAATCGAGTGACGGCGCTCAGACAGCCAGGCTCTACCTTTAAGCCGATAGCTGTTTATGCGCCAGCTTTAGAATCTGGCAACTATCATCCTTACTCCTTGCTTTCGGACGAGGAGCAAGCGTTTGGTGACTATACACCAACTAATTTATCCGGCTCGTATAGCGGAGAAATGTCCATGTATGATGCGCTTAGAGATTCTATTAATATGCCATCTGTTTGGCTTTTAGACCAAATCGGTGTTGACTATGCAAAGCGATTTTTAGCACTGCAGCAGATGAATCTCGATGAAAGTGGACTTGGGATCGCACTAGGCGGTCTTACAGACGGAGTTAGCCCCATGCAAATAGCAGCTGCCTACCGAACGTTTGCAAATGATGGACTTTACTCTGAGCCCTACTTTATCGAGGCTATTTATGACCGAGATGGTGAACTTGTCGCACAGGTTGATCGTGAGGAAGTCCAAGTCATGTCTGAGCAAACAGCGTGGTACATGACACGTATGCTAGAGTCAGTAGTAACAGAAGGGACAGGTCAGGCTGGAAGCTTTGACGGGGCACTTGCTGGTAAAACAGGAACATCGCAAGGGACACGAGACATTTGGTTTGCAGGCTTTACACCTGAAGAAAGTGGCGTCGTTTGGATGGGACAGGATCGCACCATCGAAGGCGAAGAGATAACCATGTCGAGTTCGTCCGCTGTACAAGCATTTAAGTCTATTCTTTCCTCTGATAGCGATCGTTTAATGGCGTTTGAACGTCCGGAAGGAATAACAGACTTAGAGGATCCGATTCGCTTTGTTGCCATCTCTGACTTAGAAGCCGATATGTCCCCAGGTCTGTTTGGGGGCACCATTGATTTACGCTGGTCAGAAAGTGACGATGATCGTCTGCACTATCGAATTTATAAAGTAGAAAATGGAGACCGTTCCTTTGTAGATGAAGTTGTCGGTGACGGAAGTTATACTATTAGCCGAGTCAACTTTTTCTCCTCATCCACATATGTAGTCGTGCCGTTTGACCCTCTTACAAATAGAGAGGGAGACGCCTCGAATCTTGCAGAAGCAAGTTGGCAACTTTTCTCAAGCCGCTAGATTGGAGAACTATTTATTATAGGAAAAAGCTCAGCGAAATACTCTACTTTGAGTGGCTGGGCTTTTTTGTTCACGTCTTTTCTGTGACGAAACGAGGTTTTTACTTTCACAGAGCGACAAAAAACGTTAAAATGTGAAACGGATATAAAAATATGTTCTGAGCGGTCTTCTTTAGGGAAGAATGACCTAAAAGAGGGATTTGGACAGATTAGAGGTGTAATACGTGAATACGTTTAATGACACATTTTTGAGAGCGGCAACAAAGAAGGAAGTCGAGCATGTACCAGTATGGTATATGAGACAGGCAGGCAGATCGCAGCCAGAGTATCGCGAGCTTAAAAAGAAATACAGCTTAGAAGAGATTACAAAGCGTCCAGAAACATGTGCGTGGGTAACGAAGCTCCCAGTAGATCAGTACAATAACGATGCAGCGATTCTTTACAAGGATATTATGACTCCGCTTCCAGGGATCGGAGTGGATGTAGAGATTAAAGCGGGAATTGGTCCAGTTATTGATAAACCAATTACGTCCATGCAGGACGTAGACAAGCTCTATGAGCTAACTCCTGAGAAGGACGTTGATTTTGTTTTAGAAACAATTAAAATCTTACGCACACAATTAACGGTTCCACTTATCAGCTTCAGTGGAGCACCATTTACACTTGCGAGCTATATGATTGAAGGCGGACCTTCAAAGAATTACAATAAAACAAAAGCAATGATGTATGCAGAGCCCGAGACATGGTTTGCTCTAATGGATAAGCTAGGTGACATGGTCATCACGTATGTGAAAGCGCAAATCAATGCAGGCTCGCAGGCAATCCAGCTCTTTGACTCTTGGATTGGAGCACTTAACCAAGAAGACTATCGCTTTTACGTAAAGCCAGTGATGGAACGAATCTTTGCTTCACTAAAAGATGAAGGCGTTCCGCTTATTATGCATGGAGTTGGAGCACGTCACTTAACGATGGACTGGCAGGACCTAGATCTTGATGTAGTTGGTCTAGATTGGCGTTATCCGATCGAAGAGGCTCGTCGTGACGGTATCGTTAAAGCGGTACAGGGTAACTTAGACCCGAGTGTTCTTATGGCTCCTTGGCCTGTTATCGAAAAGAAGGCAAAAGCAATATTAGATGCAGGCATGCAACAGCCAGGCTTTATTTTTAACCTAGGTCACGGAGTTTTCCCAGAGATTGATCCTGCGAAGCTAAAGCAGCTCACTGCTTTTATTCATGACTATTCAAAAGAAAAATTAGCGCAAAAATAACCGACAGCAAAGGATGATGAATCGTGAAAAAGAAGATGGGTTTATTAGTAATGGCATATGGTACGCCACGCTCTGTGGAAGAAATTGAGCCATTCTACACGCATATCAGAAGAGGAAGAAAGCCATCTAAAGAGGATTTAGATGAGTTAGTAGAACGCTACGAAGATATCGGAGGCATTTCGCCATTAGCACGAATTACAGAGGATCAGGCTAATGGACTGCGCGATGAATTAAACCGTCGCTACAATGATGTAGAATTTCACGTCTATCAAGGGTTAAAGCACATCGACCCGTTTATCGAAGATGCTGTATTACAAATGAAAAAAGATGGTATTAAAGAAGCAGTAAGTATTGTACTTGCGCCTCACTATTCCACGTTTAGCGTTAAGTCATACAACGGACGTGCAAAAGAGGAGTCTGAGCTTATTAATGGTCCATCGATCACGAGCGTAGAGAGCTGGTACGAGGAGCCTAAGTTTGTGAAGTACTGGGCGGATCAAATTAAAAAGACAGTTGGCCAAATGTCTGACGAGGAGAAAGAGCATCACGTGGTAGTATTCTCCGCTCACAGTTTGCCAGAAAAGATCCTTCAAAACGGTGACCCGTATCCGCAACAGCTTGAGGACACGGCTAAGCTTATTGCAGAGAAAGCTGGTATTAAAAACTTTGCTATTGGTTGGCAGAGTGAGGGAAATACGCCTGATCCTTGGATTGGACCAGACGTGCAAGATTTAACTCGTGATTTATACGAAAAAGAAGGATACAAAGCATTTGTCTATTGCCCAGTTGGCTTTGTAGCGGATCATTTAGAGGTACTTTACGATAACGACTACGAGTGTAAAGTAGTAACGGATGAGGTTGGAACAGGTTACTATCGCCCTGAGATGCCGAATGCTAAGCCGGAGTTCCTAGACGGATTAGCAGACGTAATTCAAAAGCATTTAGGAGACAAGTAAACCATGTCAAAAAAACGAGTTGCAATTATTGGTGGAGGAATCACTGGATTAACTGCAGCTTACTTTATCCAAAAAGAGATTGCCAGAGGCACCATGGACGCGGACTATGCTTTGTATGAAGCTGGTCCGCGTTTGGGTGGTAGCATTCAAACAGATTACACAAACGGTTTTGTCATTGAGCAAGGTCCAGATTCATTTTTAACACGCAAAACAAGTATGAGTGAGCTAGCAAACGAACTAGGGCTTGTGGATGACCTTGTGACCAATCAATCTGGAGCTTACATTTTGCATGATAAAAAGCTTCACCGCATTCCTGAGGGAGCGGTAATGGGCATTCCAACGAAGTGGAGGCCGTTTTTATCGACTGGATTATTTTCTTTTAAGGGTAAAGTTCGAGCAGCCCTCGATTTAGCGTTACCAAAATCACATCATACTGGCGATCAGTCTGTTGGAGCTTTCTTTAGACGCAGGCTTGGTGATGAAGTTGTCGATAATCTCATTGAGCCCTTACTCTCAGGCATTTACGCTGGAAATATTGATCAACTAAGCTTACAAGCAACGTTCCCACAGTTTCAGCAAATCGAGCAAAAGCATCGTAGCTTAATCCTCGGTATGAAGTCGCAGCAGGCAACCCAGCAAAAAATTCAACCGATCTTTGTTGGACCTGACAAAAAGCCAGCTAATATGTTTTTAACATTTGAAGGTGGCTTACAGTCAATCGTGGAGGCGTTAGGTGAACGTTTAGAGCATGCGCATGTAAATATGCCTGTAACGTCTGTGGAGAAAGACGGAGAGCGGTACAGAGTGACGTTTAATGATGGCACAGTAGATGTCGTCGATCATGTTATCATGACGACAAGGCATCAGCATACTGCGGAGATTTTGTCTCAGTATGATTTTGTAAAGCCTTTGAAGGAAATGACGGCTACTTCTGTTGCAACAGTGGCAGTCGCGTACCCACTGTCTGCGATTAAAAAGGATTTAGATGGTACTGGTTTTGTAGTGTCTAAAAAGTCCAACTATACGATTACGGCTTGCACGTGGACGCATAAAAAATGGCCTCATACAGCACCTGAAGGGTATGGATTACTTCGGGCTTATGTTGGTCGAGCGTCGGATGAGGCAATTGTGTATGAGTCAGACGAAGTCATTATGGAAGCAGTTAAGCGTGACTTTAAAGATATTATGGGAATTGAAGAAAGCCCGAGTTTTTATAAAATTAAACGCTTCGAGCAATCGATGCCTCAGTATGAGGTTAATCACGGTAATAAAATTGCTTCTGTTCGCGAAAAGCTAAAGGAAACACTACCAGGAGTAGTGCTCGCTGGTGCAAGCTATAACGGAATTGGTTTACCGGATTGTGTCAATCAGGCTAAACAGGCGATTGATGAAGTGATGGACAGGTAAATAAATGTTTGAGAGCTACTAACTATTCGGTTGGTGGCTTTTTTTGTTGTTGAGATTGAATGAAGATGATTTACATGATTTTGACTGAGTGACTGACTTATTGGGTGAGGGCTAATTGCTTTGTTTGAAGGGAGTGCTTTAAAAATGAATCTATTCTTTTGTATTAAAGTGATGAACCTCTTTTATTGAATACACGCATGGTATAGCTTTTTGCGCGGAGTGCCACTGTATTTTTACGTATGTATGGTGTTCTGGCGCTAGTTGAGGTTCAATGAAGCGTTAGTGCTTTAAAATGTTTAGGGAGTGCAGGATTTACATTAAGAAATGTTCCTATTTGGAGAAATATGTGCCGTATGTAGGAGTTATGTTCCGCATTTCAGAGTTATGGACATCATGCCTGTTGCTTAAAGAGTTATGTACCAACCTATAATAGGTACGGGCCAAAACCTACCTTTATCTGCTTCCAGTTTCTATCAAAAATTGTGATGCAACCTCGCTTTGTACATGTAACAGATTACATAATCTCTGCCCTATCTCCACAAAAAAAGACCGACTACACCTTACGTAGTCGGCAAAAAAGTTCCTTAATGAAAAATGCGAATTAAGGGGAGTTAATATACTTAATTCCACCTATATTATTTTTAAAACTAGATACAAGGACTTATTTATTACTTAACTAAACCTTGTCTCTTAATTTCTCCAGCCAACGCATAAAGAGCGACAAAGCTTGCGAAGTGAGAGCTGAAGTCCGTTTGGTCCTGCTGTGGGTAAACCTCAACAAAGTCCATTCCGACAACTCCTAATGTACAAATCTCATGAACCATTTGTAAGAGCTCATAAGAAGTAAGTCCGTTTGCATCTACAGGTCCTCCAGGATTATATGCATGATCTAACACATCACTACAAATACTCAAGTAAACGACATCTGTGTCTTTACTTGCGATTTCATATGCCTGTTTCGCGATTGCACGTGGAGAAGATGCTTGACGAATATCCTCTATGGTAAGTGTCGTAGTACCGACTGATTGAGCGAGTTGACCATTTTCCTTTTTATTACGCGGTCCATGAATTCCCATGTGCACGAGAGATTCGTTGCGCACGCCTTCTGTTTCGTAAAGGCGAGCAAAGGGTGCTCCGCGTCCGTAAGGGTCTCCGTTAGAGTGTTGATTATTATCATAGTGAGCATCTAGGTGAATGATGCCAACCTTTTTACCAGTTTTAGCTAGAGCATCAATAATGGGATACGTGATACCGTGATCGCCACCTAATGCGATGGGAAAGAGCCCGCTCTTCCATACGTTTGAGGCAAAGGCACGAATCTTCTCCATTGTCTCTTCTGGCTCGGCAGGAGTGACGGCAACGTCGCCTTTATCCCCAAGCTTCAAATGCTCAAAGACATCAATGTGATCCAACTCAGGCAAGTATCCACTATAGCGACCAGAGCTTAAGCGCATTACTTTAGGACCTAGTTCGCAGCCCGTATAATCGCCCCAAGTAACAGCGCCTTCCCATGGCACTCCGTAAACAACTGCATTCATTTCTTGTTCTTTTTCAGGATGCGTGACGAGATTTGTTCCTTGCAGAAAACAGGGTGTATTTCCGTATATATTTGTCATTGAGCTTCCTCCTCTATATGTACATACTTGTAAATTATCTTTCCTACTTTCTTAAAACGGTAAACGTCTATTTACGTAACCCTATAAAAAGTTTTGTTTCGTCTTGATTTATGCTATGATAACCGTTATGTGTGCAAAAAAATGCTATACTATATAGTGAGCTGAATTACGGATGCATAGGGGTGTGGCTGATTTGAAGCAATGGGACATGCTCGACGTACTGCGTCATTATCGTCATGATCGATTGAATGACTTGCAGTTGATTAAAGGATATTTAAAAATCGGGAGACTGGATAAAGTAGAGGCAATAGTAGAGCTTGTCGTGCAGCAAGCTTTTAATGAGAGCAGATTATCATCAATGGGGTTTGATCAGTTTGCGAAGCGCCTTATCTCCTATAATTGGGAAAGCCGACCGTTTATTGTTCAATATGAGGTCAGCACCGAAGATCCAGATTGGTCCATGCACGAGAACGATTTAGTATCTTTATTTAACCTACTGTCTGATATTTTTGATGGTAAAACAGCCGGTAGCGTCGAAAATGAGCTATTAATTAACCTAAGTGAGACGGACGGAAAGTATGTGGAGTTTGACTTTCATGGAAAGCTAATAGATATAAAAGCATTTGAAGAAGAACTGCAACAACTAAAAAAAGTTTGGATCACACGTATAGAGCAATTTACATGGTCAGAAGAAAGCTTTTATATGAAGCTTCGTTTGACCTGAATAATGAAGAGGTGAAAATCGATGTTTGTCGATAAGGTTAAGATTTATGTAAAAGGTGGAGACGGCGGTAACGGAATCGTTGCCTATCGTCGTGAGAAGTATGTACCAAACGGAGGTCCTGCTGGCGGAGACGGTGGAAAAGGCGCGGACGTTGTCTTTGAAGTAGATGAAGGTCTGCGTACGCTAATGGATTTCCGCTATCAGCGACACTTTAAAGCAGAACGCGGCGAGAATGGTATGACGAAGAACCAGCACGGTAAAAGTCGTCAGCCAATGCTTGTTAAAGTGCCACCAGGTACAACAATAATGGACGAGGCTACTGGTAACGTCATTGCCGATTTAACAGAGCATAAGCAACGAGCAATCATTGCTCGTGGGGGACGCGGAGGACGCGGTAACTCTCGATTTGCAACTCCAGCAAACCCTGCACCTGAAATTGCAGAGAATGGTGAACCAGGTCAGGAAAAGGATATTGTATTAGAGCTTAAAGTCTTAGCAGACGCTGGACTAGTTGGATTCCCATCCGTTGGTAAGTCCACGCTCCTTTCAGTAATCTCTAGTGCGAAGCCAAAAATCGCCGACTACCATTTCACAACTCTTGCACCTAACTTAGGAGTTGTGGAGACAGATGATCAGCGCAGCTTTGTTATGGCTGATTTACCTGGATTAATCGAAGGCGCACACAGTGGAGTTGGACTTGGTCACCAATTCTTACGTCATATTGAACGAACACGTGTTATTGTACACGTCATTGATATGAGTGGACTAGAAGGACGTGATCCTTATGAGGATTACATCACGATCAACGAGGAATTAAAGCAGTATAATATGCGACTCACAGAACGCCCGCAGCTTGTTGTTGCAAATAAAATGGATTTACCAGATTCCGAAGAGCATTTAGAAATGTTCCGCGAGCAGGTGGGACCAGATGTACCAATTTTCCCAATCTCAGCTGTTACGAAACAAGGACTTAATGCTTTACTTCGCGAGGTTGCGAATCGGATCGAAACAACACCAACGTTCCCACTTTACGAAGAGGACGAAACAGATCAGCGTGTTGTATACACGTATACGAAGAAGGCAGATCCATTTACGATTTCGCAGGATGAAGACGGAACGTATGCGATCTCTGGACATGAGATTGAGACAATGTTTAAGATGACTGACTTCAACCGTCATGATTCTGTACAGCGTTTTGCACGTAAGATGCGTCATATGGGTATTGACCAGGCGCTTCGTGATCTTGGTGCCGAAAATGGAGATACTGTTCGAATCCTTCAGTATGAATTCGAATTTATTGACTAAAAATAAAGCGAAACCACCTAAGCATAGCGAGGGTGGTTTTATCTTAGCTAGGAGGACAAATGTCCCCTCCTTACATACGAAATATTCAGGAAAATTCAGATTATATTTTCTCAAGTAGTTGTAAAGCTTGAATGTGCACTTTATAATGATGAAATACGGTGGGGTGGTGAAAGAATGAAACGAGCAGATCAATTTTACCTTGTCCGAGAAGATATGCTGTCAGAGGCAATGCTTAAAACAGTAGAAGCAAAAAGG
This window contains:
- a CDS encoding amidohydrolase; this encodes MVKDQLESKLTEYYEEMVEIRRYLHQHPELSFEEVETPLYIAEYHKKLGHEVREKVGERGVVAKLHGGKPGPTIALRADFDALPMQDEKDVPYKSTVPGKMHACGHDGHTATLLVLAKVLNELKDELTGTIVFIHQHAEEVAPGGAQAMIADGCLDGVEAIYGTHLWATTPLGSIEYTEGALMAAADKFQIDIQGQGGHGAQPHYTKDAILIGSQIVQSIQHIVSRSIDPMEAGVVSVGAFEAVNAYNIIADTAKITGTARSFSEEVRQTMEDRLGQIVSNVAASYGAEATCTYTRGYSALINHAKEAQLIAELAKSIDDTKQVTLSKPQMGGEDFAYYLENVRGAFFFTGAMDPEADFAYPHHHPRFDFDERAMLHASKVLGNVVLKEVGVL
- a CDS encoding cytochrome c biogenesis CcdA family protein, producing MDSFVINELTFLSIWVALLAGVISFLSPCVFPLVPAYLAQLTGSEVSNNQLQATRKLVFSRSIGFIIGFTTIFLALGASSSFLGRFFLMNSTLIEQLGGIIIVLFGLQMVGIFQFQFLMSEKRLHQPKKSASFGRSVLFGLVFAAGWSPCIGLVLGSILALAASNNDPAGGMLLLLVYSFGLGIPFLLVAMLYAKSLDKIRNINRFLPIFQKTGGVVMIALGIMLFTGLFSRMAGYLSQFVPFGI
- a CDS encoding transglycosylase domain-containing protein — its product is MMMKKITFSIIFILLVSIAGVTTYLGIILFGNYAIDETDLIMKESTTITDTDGQEITRLFTENREVVGIDEIPTHVREAFIAVEDQRFMQHTGIDFRSIGRALYRDIMTQSAAEGGSTITQQLAKNVFLSPEKSILRKTEEVLIAINLEHRYSKEEILEMYLNRIYFGHGAHGIQAASKLYFDKDVSELAVEEGALLAALPKGPNLYSPFIDAENSKQRRDVVLRLMQQQEYITAEETVALQGRTIPTEQHSIVANPAHLTYVDLVIDEAVDTYGISETAILEGGYEIVVAMNQEMQESSYNQFQQAATFPEAPESNPVQGSFVLLDNETGGVTAVQGGRDYVRKGFNRVTALRQPGSTFKPIAVYAPALESGNYHPYSLLSDEEQAFGDYTPTNLSGSYSGEMSMYDALRDSINMPSVWLLDQIGVDYAKRFLALQQMNLDESGLGIALGGLTDGVSPMQIAAAYRTFANDGLYSEPYFIEAIYDRDGELVAQVDREEVQVMSEQTAWYMTRMLESVVTEGTGQAGSFDGALAGKTGTSQGTRDIWFAGFTPEESGVVWMGQDRTIEGEEITMSSSSAVQAFKSILSSDSDRLMAFERPEGITDLEDPIRFVAISDLEADMSPGLFGGTIDLRWSESDDDRLHYRIYKVENGDRSFVDEVVGDGSYTISRVNFFSSSTYVVVPFDPLTNREGDASNLAEASWQLFSSR
- the hemE gene encoding uroporphyrinogen decarboxylase; translation: MNTFNDTFLRAATKKEVEHVPVWYMRQAGRSQPEYRELKKKYSLEEITKRPETCAWVTKLPVDQYNNDAAILYKDIMTPLPGIGVDVEIKAGIGPVIDKPITSMQDVDKLYELTPEKDVDFVLETIKILRTQLTVPLISFSGAPFTLASYMIEGGPSKNYNKTKAMMYAEPETWFALMDKLGDMVITYVKAQINAGSQAIQLFDSWIGALNQEDYRFYVKPVMERIFASLKDEGVPLIMHGVGARHLTMDWQDLDLDVVGLDWRYPIEEARRDGIVKAVQGNLDPSVLMAPWPVIEKKAKAILDAGMQQPGFIFNLGHGVFPEIDPAKLKQLTAFIHDYSKEKLAQK
- the hemH gene encoding ferrochelatase, which codes for MVKKKMGLLVMAYGTPRSVEEIEPFYTHIRRGRKPSKEDLDELVERYEDIGGISPLARITEDQANGLRDELNRRYNDVEFHVYQGLKHIDPFIEDAVLQMKKDGIKEAVSIVLAPHYSTFSVKSYNGRAKEESELINGPSITSVESWYEEPKFVKYWADQIKKTVGQMSDEEKEHHVVVFSAHSLPEKILQNGDPYPQQLEDTAKLIAEKAGIKNFAIGWQSEGNTPDPWIGPDVQDLTRDLYEKEGYKAFVYCPVGFVADHLEVLYDNDYECKVVTDEVGTGYYRPEMPNAKPEFLDGLADVIQKHLGDK
- the hemY gene encoding protoporphyrinogen oxidase; its protein translation is MSKKRVAIIGGGITGLTAAYFIQKEIARGTMDADYALYEAGPRLGGSIQTDYTNGFVIEQGPDSFLTRKTSMSELANELGLVDDLVTNQSGAYILHDKKLHRIPEGAVMGIPTKWRPFLSTGLFSFKGKVRAALDLALPKSHHTGDQSVGAFFRRRLGDEVVDNLIEPLLSGIYAGNIDQLSLQATFPQFQQIEQKHRSLILGMKSQQATQQKIQPIFVGPDKKPANMFLTFEGGLQSIVEALGERLEHAHVNMPVTSVEKDGERYRVTFNDGTVDVVDHVIMTTRHQHTAEILSQYDFVKPLKEMTATSVATVAVAYPLSAIKKDLDGTGFVVSKKSNYTITACTWTHKKWPHTAPEGYGLLRAYVGRASDEAIVYESDEVIMEAVKRDFKDIMGIEESPSFYKIKRFEQSMPQYEVNHGNKIASVREKLKETLPGVVLAGASYNGIGLPDCVNQAKQAIDEVMDR
- a CDS encoding agmatinase family protein, with translation MTNIYGNTPCFLQGTNLVTHPEKEQEMNAVVYGVPWEGAVTWGDYTGCELGPKVMRLSSGRYSGYLPELDHIDVFEHLKLGDKGDVAVTPAEPEETMEKIRAFASNVWKSGLFPIALGGDHGITYPIIDALAKTGKKVGIIHLDAHYDNNQHSNGDPYGRGAPFARLYETEGVRNESLVHMGIHGPRNKKENGQLAQSVGTTTLTIEDIRQASSPRAIAKQAYEIASKDTDVVYLSICSDVLDHAYNPGGPVDANGLTSYELLQMVHEICTLGVVGMDFVEVYPQQDQTDFSSHFASFVALYALAGEIKRQGLVK
- a CDS encoding Spo0B C-terminal domain-containing protein, which produces MKQWDMLDVLRHYRHDRLNDLQLIKGYLKIGRLDKVEAIVELVVQQAFNESRLSSMGFDQFAKRLISYNWESRPFIVQYEVSTEDPDWSMHENDLVSLFNLLSDIFDGKTAGSVENELLINLSETDGKYVEFDFHGKLIDIKAFEEELQQLKKVWITRIEQFTWSEESFYMKLRLT